In the genome of Halostella limicola, one region contains:
- a CDS encoding CDC48 family AAA ATPase, producing the protein MNSQGSAVELTVRGAEKRDAGRGVARIPEAARRELGVLSGDTVVIRGERTTVAKVWPADGDVPPDSVLVDADTRTNAGVQIGDSVTVSQRSIEDAQSVTVAPPPSLADVDGTVVERAVTRDLNDRPVSEGEQIRLERVADRPFRVVDTDPSGPVRITPTTMVLVAPDPYDPERSGGGDDGVDGDAMVTYEDIGGLDEELEQVREMIEIPLSEPELFHQLGVEPPKGVLLYGPPGTGKTLIAEAVSNEVDAEFITVHGPEIMSKYKGESEERLRDAFDRAAENAPAVVFFDEIDSIAGSREDSDGAENRIVAQLLSLMDGLDTREDVVVIGATNRVDAIDPALRRGGRFDREIQIGVPDEAGRQEILEVQTRGMPLGDDVSVERIAARTHGFVGADLHALTTEAAMHALPRFREAESDDEPTVTRRDFEAALAAVEPSAMREYVAETPETSFDDVGGLQGAKDTLTEAVEWPLAYDRLFEVTNTDPPSGVLLYGPPGTGKTLLARALAGETDVNFVHVNGPEIIDKYVGESEKAVRKVFDRARQSAPSIVFFDEIDAVTARRGEGHEVTERVVSQLLTELDGLAENPNVVVLAATNRKDAIDPAILRPGRIDTHVEVPEPDEAARRKILEVHSLGKPLGDDVDLDALAGDLEGYTGADLEAVVRDASMRAIRELAEELGPDEANERAEEVVIGEEHFAAAIEQVSPSGGVR; encoded by the coding sequence ATGAACTCGCAGGGTTCCGCCGTCGAACTCACCGTCCGCGGCGCGGAGAAGCGCGACGCCGGCCGCGGCGTCGCGCGCATCCCGGAGGCTGCTCGCCGGGAGCTCGGCGTCCTCTCCGGCGACACGGTCGTCATCCGTGGGGAGCGCACCACCGTCGCGAAGGTGTGGCCCGCCGACGGCGACGTGCCGCCGGACTCGGTCCTCGTCGACGCGGACACGCGAACGAACGCGGGCGTCCAGATCGGCGACTCGGTGACCGTCTCTCAGCGCTCCATCGAGGACGCGCAGTCGGTGACGGTCGCGCCGCCGCCGTCGCTCGCGGACGTCGACGGCACCGTCGTCGAGCGGGCCGTCACTCGCGACCTCAACGACCGGCCCGTCAGCGAGGGCGAGCAGATCCGCCTCGAACGCGTCGCCGACCGGCCGTTCCGCGTCGTCGACACCGACCCGTCCGGCCCCGTCCGCATCACCCCGACCACGATGGTGCTGGTCGCGCCGGACCCGTACGACCCCGAGCGCTCCGGCGGGGGCGACGACGGCGTCGACGGTGACGCGATGGTCACCTACGAGGACATCGGCGGCCTCGACGAGGAACTGGAGCAGGTCCGCGAGATGATCGAGATCCCGCTGTCGGAGCCGGAGCTGTTCCACCAGCTCGGGGTCGAGCCGCCGAAGGGTGTCCTGCTGTACGGGCCGCCGGGCACCGGGAAGACGCTCATCGCCGAGGCCGTCTCGAACGAGGTCGACGCGGAGTTCATCACCGTCCACGGCCCGGAGATCATGTCGAAGTACAAGGGCGAGAGCGAGGAGCGCCTGCGCGACGCCTTCGACCGGGCCGCAGAGAACGCGCCGGCGGTCGTCTTCTTCGACGAGATCGACTCGATCGCGGGGTCGCGCGAGGACAGCGACGGCGCGGAGAACCGCATCGTCGCGCAGTTGCTCTCGCTGATGGACGGGCTGGATACCCGCGAAGACGTCGTCGTCATCGGCGCGACGAACCGCGTCGACGCCATCGACCCGGCGCTCCGCCGCGGCGGGCGCTTCGACCGCGAGATCCAGATCGGCGTCCCGGACGAGGCGGGCCGACAGGAGATCCTCGAAGTGCAGACCCGCGGGATGCCGCTGGGGGACGACGTCTCGGTCGAGCGGATCGCGGCCCGCACCCACGGCTTCGTCGGCGCTGACCTCCACGCCCTCACTACCGAGGCGGCGATGCACGCGCTCCCTCGGTTCCGAGAGGCTGAGTCCGACGACGAGCCGACGGTGACGCGGAGGGACTTCGAGGCGGCGCTGGCCGCCGTCGAGCCCTCCGCGATGCGGGAGTACGTCGCCGAGACCCCGGAGACGAGCTTCGACGACGTGGGCGGTCTCCAGGGCGCGAAGGACACGCTCACGGAGGCCGTCGAGTGGCCGCTCGCCTACGACCGGCTGTTCGAGGTGACCAACACTGACCCGCCCTCCGGCGTCCTGCTGTACGGCCCGCCCGGCACCGGGAAGACGCTGCTCGCCCGCGCGCTGGCCGGCGAGACCGACGTGAACTTCGTCCACGTGAACGGCCCGGAGATCATCGACAAGTACGTCGGCGAGAGCGAGAAGGCCGTCCGCAAGGTGTTCGACCGGGCGCGTCAGTCCGCCCCGAGCATCGTCTTCTTCGACGAGATCGACGCCGTCACCGCCCGCCGGGGGGAGGGACACGAGGTGACCGAGCGCGTCGTCTCGCAGCTGCTGACCGAACTCGACGGCCTCGCGGAGAACCCCAACGTCGTCGTCCTCGCGGCGACGAACCGCAAGGACGCCATCGACCCCGCCATCCTCCGGCCCGGCCGGATCGACACCCACGTCGAGGTACCCGAACCCGACGAGGCGGCGCGCCGGAAGATCCTGGAGGTCCACTCGCTGGGCAAACCGCTGGGCGATGACGTGGACCTGGATGCGCTGGCGGGGGACCTGGAGGGGTACACCGGCGCCGACCTCGAAGCGGTCGTGCGCGACGCCTCGATGCGGGCCATCCGCGAACTGGCGGAGGAGCTCGGCCCCGACGAGGCAAACGAGCGCGCCGAGGAGGTCGTGATCGGCGAGGAGCACTTCGCGGCCGCGATCGAGCAGGTGTCGCCGAGCGGCGGCGTTCGGTGA